In one window of Gossypium arboreum isolate Shixiya-1 chromosome 4, ASM2569848v2, whole genome shotgun sequence DNA:
- the LOC108458045 gene encoding protein SIEVE ELEMENT OCCLUSION B-like, with protein MDQHKTTAGALQTPMTGPINNPAAVAQALLHNPGATQALNNNPTAATAAQALLGNHGVTHKPHLNNPGVGQQLISYPGVGQQHINNPGVGQQLISYPGVGQQHISNPGVGQLMGVPGSGQGSINKPSTAQALMRSPSDSRALIRGDRGSMLSMSDDNVMMNQILATHAPDGREFDVRPLLYLVEDILNRATQHVDFLVKGTLDQVELEERAQAANHIAMLEALTYTIDRIACELSYKALGGSDAHATTTAIFNLLSSYTWDAKLVISLSAFALNYGEFWLLAQIYSTNQLAKSMAVLRQLPSLLEHAAPLKPRFDALNSLIRTMMDVTRCVVQFKELPLKYISPDAPALATAMTHIPTAVYWTIRSMVACATQISSLTNAGHEFGVSTTESWELSTLAHKLRNIYEHLKQQLSYCYKHIDERMDVEIYQMLLAIFDPNVLHIDNMKALKALIYDKDDKQPLLDGATKRQVSLDVLRRKNVLLLISSLEFANDELAILEQIYNESRIHATRLESQYEVVWIPIVDHSIIPLPEEMQTKFENLQSPMPWYSVQDPLFIKKPVIRFIKEVWHFRTKPILVVLDPQGKVVSPNAIHMMWIWGSTAFPFTSLREEALWREETWRLDLLVDGIDPTVLTWIKEEKYIFLYGGDDIEWIRRFANSARSVASASRIPLEMVYVGKSNKREQVKKVTGIINAEKLSYAWQDQAMIWFFWSRLESMLFSKIQLGRGDDQDPMLQQIKKLLSYGREGGWAVLSRGSNIAVNGHSSTVLPALGGYDEWKINVAEKGFDGAFKEYHDKLHDAAHPCCRFEFPNTIRIPETMRCPECPRLMEKYTAFLCCHDEQGIPGSLF; from the exons ATGGATCAGCACAAAACAACCGCAGGGGCTCTTCAGACACCAATGACTGGACCTATCAACAATCCCGCTGCTGTTGCTCAGGCACTCCTCCATAACCCCGGTGCTACTCAAGCACTCAATAATAATCCAACTGCTGCTACTGCTGCTCAGGCACTCCTTGGCAACCATGGTGTTACTCATAAGCCACACCTCAATAACCCTGGGGTTGGTCAGCAACTCATCAGCTATCCCGGAGTTGGTCAGCAACACATCAACAATCCTGGTGTTGGTCAGCAACTAATTAGCTATCCCGGAGTTGGTCAGCAACACATCAGCAATCCTGGTGTTGGTCAGCTCATGGGTGTTCCTGGATCTGGTCAGGGATCCATCAACAAACCTAGTACTGCTCAAGCACTGATGAGGAGTCCTAGTGATTCTCGGGCACTCATCCGGGGTGACCGTGggagcatgttaagcatgtcgGATGACAATGTGATGATGAACCAAATTTTGGCAACTCATGCTCCTGATGGTCGAGAATTTGATGTCAGACCTCTTCTCTATTTGGTTGAGGACATCCTCAACCGCGCCACCCAACATGTTGATTTCCTTGTTAAG GGTACTCTAGATCAGGTTGAACTGGAAGAGAGAGCCCAAGCAGCAAATCATATAGCTATGCTTGAAGCTCTTACATATACTATTGATCGAATTGCATGCGAG CTATCATACAAGGCTTTGGGAGGTTCTGATGCACACGCAACAACAACTGCAATTTTCAACTTGCTATCAAGTTATACGTGGGATGCTAAGCTAGTGATATCCCTATCAGCCTTTGCCTTGAACTATGGAGAATTTTGGCTTCTTGCTCAGATTTACTCCACAAACCAACTTGCCAAATCAATGGCAGTCTTGAGGCAACTGCCATCTTTGCTAGAGCACGCTGCTCCTCTGAAACCTCGGTTTGATGCACTAAACAGTTTGATTCGGACAATGATGGACGTGACTAGATGTGTCGTGCAGTTCAAAGAGCTGCCATTAAAGTACATTTCTCCGGATGCACCGGCATTGGCCACTGCCATGACCCACATCCCAACTGCTGTATATTGGACCATCAGGAGCATGGTGGCTTGTGCAACTCAAATTTCCAGCCTTACTAATGCGGGTCATGA GTTTGGAGTATCAACCACAGAGTCATGGGAGTTGTCAACCTTGGCTCACAAACTCAGAAACATATATGAACATCTGAAGCAGCAGCTGAGCTACTGCTACAAACATATAG ATGAAAGGATGGATGTTGAGATTTATCAGATGCTTCTGGCTATCTTTGACCCGAACGTGTTGCACATTGACAACATGAAAGCTCTCAAGGCCTTGATTTATGACAAGGATGATAAACAGCCCCTCCTTGATGGTGCTACAAAGAGACAA GTTAGCCTGGACGTGCTAAGAAGGAAAAATGTGCTCTTGCTCATTTCAAGCCTCGAATTCGCCAACGATGAGCTAGCAATTCTTGAGCAGATATATAATGAATCAAGGATCCATGCAACGAGGCTCGAGAGTCAGTATGAAGTCGTTTGGATCCCAATTGTGGATCATTCCATCATCCCATTGCCTGAAGAAATGCAAACCAAATTCGAGAACCTACAAAGTCCCATGCCATGGTACTCAGTGCAGGACCCTTTGTTCATAAAGAAGCCGGTCATCAGGTTCATCAAGGAGGTTTGGCATTTCAGGACAAAGCCAATCCTTGTGGTGCTTGATCCTCAAGGGAAGGTGGTTTCCCCTAATGCAATTCATATGATGTGGATTTGGGGAAGCACTGCTTTCCCCTTCACTAGTTTGAGAGAAGAAGCTCTTTGGAGGGAAGAAACATGGAGGCTTGATCTTCTGGTTGATGGAATTGACCCGACGGTCCTCACTTGG attaaagaagaaaaatACATTTTCTTGTATGGAGGGGACGATATCGAGTGGATAAGAAGATTTGCAAATTCAGCACGCAGTGTTGCATCTGCGTCTCGCATTCCTCTTGAGATGGTGTATGTGGGGAAAAGCAACAAAAGGGAGCAAGTGAAGAAAGTGACAGGAATTATCAATGCGGAGAAGCTTAGCTATGCTTGGCAAGATCAAGCCATGATATGGTTCTTCTGGAGCAGGTTAGAGAGCATGCTATTTTCAAAGATTCAGTTAGGCAGAGGTGATGACCAAGACCCAATGCTGCAACAAATAAAGAAGCTGCTTAGCTATGGCAGAGAAGGTGGATGGGCAGTGCTTAGTAGAGGGTCTAATATAGCGGTGAATGGCCATTCCAGCACAGTTTTGCCTGCTTTGGGTGGTTATGATGAATGGAAGATAAATGTGGCTGAAAAAGGTTTTGATGGGGCATTCAAGGAGTACCATGACAAGCTTCATGATGCTGCTCACCCTTGCTGCCGGTTCGAGTTTCCGAATACCATAAGAATCCCAGAGACGATGAGGTGCCCAGAGTGCCCCAGGCTCATGGAGAAATACACCGCTTTCCTTTGCTGCCATGATGAGCAAGGCATTCCAGGCTCACTATTTTAA